GGAGCCTGTCGCCCACCGTGACGGACGCGGGCACGATGCCCTCGTAGCCGTGCAGGGCGTTGCGGTGGCCCAGCGCGCCCACGACGATGTCGCCCGCGTGGAGCGTGACGAGCCGGCCGTTCACGTCCTCCAGCTGGTTGTAGACGCTCTTCTCCCCGTGGATGCGCACCGCGATGACGGCGCCTTCCTCGCACTTGACCTCATCCGTGAGGTGCACCGTGCGCCCCACCTGGAGGTTGCGCGTGACACTTCCCACCTTGTCGACGTGGATCTTCATGTCATCACTTCGCTTTCTGCGAGAGCATCTGCGCGACGCCGTAGAGCTTGGCGAACCCCGCCGCCTCCGTCCCCGTCCACAACACATTGGCCTCACCGTACGTGGCCACCTTCGCGTCCATCAGCGAGTGCGGCGAACGCACGCCTTCCACGACGTGGGCGCGCGGGGTGAGCACCAGCTTCACCTCGCCCGTCACGCGGTCCTGCGAGGAGGCGAGGAACGCCTCCAGGTCCTTCACCACCGGGTCGAAGAAGTGCCCTTCATGCAAGAGCGACCCGTACAGGTTGCCCACCGTCTCCTTCCAGAAGAGCTGCTTGCCCGACAGCACCAGCTTCTCCAGCTCACGGTGCGACGCGATGAGCAGGTGCGCCGCGGGAGCCTCGAAACCCACGCGGCCCTTGATGCCCAGGATGGTGTCGCCCAGGTGCACGCCCCGGCCGATGCCGTACGGACGGCCGATGGCGTTGAGCTTCTCCACCACGTCCACCGCGGACAGCGCCTTGCCGTCGAGCGCCACCGGCACGCCCTTCTCGAAGGAGATGATCAGCGGCTGGGGCTTCAGGTCGGTGGGGATCTCGCCCCCGGGGAAGGCCGCCTCCGGCAGGGTGCTCCACGAGTCCAGCGTCTCGCGGCCACCCACGGACGTGCCCCACATGCCCTCGTTGACGGAGTACGTGCCCGTCTTCGCCGGCATGTGGAAGCCGCGCTCCGCGAGGAAGGAGATCTCCTGCTGACGGGAGAGCGCCAGGTCGCGGATGGGGGTAATCAGCTGGAGCTGCGGCGCGAGCGTGCGGAAGGCCACGTCGAAGCGGACCTGATCATTCCCCGCGCCGGTGCTGCCGTGGGCCACGGCCTGCACGCCCAGCTTCTCCGCCATGCGCACCGCTTCCACGGCCTGGCAGGCGCGCTCGGCGGAGACGCTCAGCGGGTAGAGCTGGCCGCGCAGCACGTTGCCGGCGATGAGGAAGCGCAGGTAGCCCTGGAACAGGGTGTCGCGCGCGTCCACCGTGTGGTGCGCCACCGCGCCCAGCTTCTGGGACAGGGCCTGGATGCGCTCCAGCTGCTCGGGCGGGAAGCCGCCCGTGTCCACGGTGACGGTGGTGACGTCCCAGCCCTGCTCGCGCAGGTACACCGTGCAGAAGGCGGTATCGAGGCCGCCGGAGAACGCCAGCACCACGGACTTCTTGCTCATCTTCGGACTCCTGTTGCTGCGAAAGGGGGTGAGGAAGGGTTCAGGGGGCCCAGACGCGAGAGGCGGCCTGGGCCTGCTGTGCGTGGGTGCGCGTGAGCCAGTCGCGCGCATCCGCCAGTTCCTCGCGCGCGG
This DNA window, taken from Corallococcus coralloides DSM 2259, encodes the following:
- the argG gene encoding argininosuccinate synthase; amino-acid sequence: MSKKSVVLAFSGGLDTAFCTVYLREQGWDVTTVTVDTGGFPPEQLERIQALSQKLGAVAHHTVDARDTLFQGYLRFLIAGNVLRGQLYPLSVSAERACQAVEAVRMAEKLGVQAVAHGSTGAGNDQVRFDVAFRTLAPQLQLITPIRDLALSRQQEISFLAERGFHMPAKTGTYSVNEGMWGTSVGGRETLDSWSTLPEAAFPGGEIPTDLKPQPLIISFEKGVPVALDGKALSAVDVVEKLNAIGRPYGIGRGVHLGDTILGIKGRVGFEAPAAHLLIASHRELEKLVLSGKQLFWKETVGNLYGSLLHEGHFFDPVVKDLEAFLASSQDRVTGEVKLVLTPRAHVVEGVRSPHSLMDAKVATYGEANVLWTGTEAAGFAKLYGVAQMLSQKAK